A genome region from Nodosilinea sp. FACHB-141 includes the following:
- a CDS encoding DUF4126 domain-containing protein: MIITELLAILSIAAATGLRLALPLLLIGLLSGPQLWSNVPLLSRLPPALVLGVLVSWSMAELMLSKSSDSQRFFQGLELILSPGVGALAGLGVARTFGVEGWIYPLIGLISALLALVIQLLQMGLFFRPRRPPLWSFFVVDGLCIVLAILAFDAPNQGGIIALLLLWLVIRTSYLWQHWPRRSRP, from the coding sequence GTGATTATTACAGAATTACTGGCTATTTTGTCGATCGCGGCGGCGACGGGGCTGCGGCTGGCGCTGCCGCTGCTGCTCATCGGCCTGTTGTCTGGCCCCCAACTCTGGTCCAATGTGCCCCTGCTATCACGGTTGCCCCCAGCTTTGGTATTGGGGGTGCTGGTGAGCTGGTCAATGGCCGAGCTGATGTTGTCGAAGAGCAGTGACAGCCAGCGGTTTTTTCAGGGTTTAGAGCTGATATTGAGCCCTGGTGTTGGCGCTCTGGCAGGGCTAGGGGTGGCTCGAACCTTTGGCGTAGAGGGCTGGATCTACCCCCTGATTGGCCTGATCAGCGCCCTGCTGGCCCTAGTGATTCAGCTGTTGCAGATGGGTCTCTTTTTTCGGCCTCGTCGCCCACCCCTGTGGAGCTTTTTTGTAGTTGATGGGCTGTGCATAGTGCTCGCCATATTGGCTTTTGATGCCCCCAACCAGGGGGGCATTATTGCGCTGCTGCTGCTGTGGCTGGTGATTCGCACCTCATACCTGTGGCAGCATTGGCCGCGGCGATCGCGGCCCTAG
- the hrcA gene encoding heat-inducible transcriptional repressor HrcA has translation MDPAPPLSARHEQVLQATIRHYIATAEPVGSRALAQEYNLRVSPATVRNTMGLLEKYGLLYQPHTSSGRVPSDFGYRLYVDRLMSPSARVGRRVDAALSEELRWMGRSLESLLKEATQILAQISGYLALVTVPQANTVLIRHIQLVVVDGGQVLMVVVLDSLATQSVVVQLPAVLGSATSGAVGEPGRRELEILSNFLTHHLRGRPLADVTTLNWGDLDAEFEHYGVLLCQALGDLAQRSQAAETPQLVISGLAEVLRQPEFSDAQRIQSIVRLLEEDQSQLWPLFFATPPVATQTLKGVDVKVWIGAENPLEPMQGCALVVSNYTRHDTSVGSVGVLGPTRMVYENAVAVVKAAADYLSTALSE, from the coding sequence ATGGACCCTGCCCCTCCCCTGAGTGCTCGCCATGAGCAGGTGCTTCAGGCCACCATTCGTCACTACATTGCCACAGCAGAGCCGGTCGGGTCACGGGCCTTAGCCCAGGAATATAACTTGCGGGTTAGCCCAGCTACGGTGCGCAACACCATGGGCTTGCTCGAGAAATATGGGCTGCTATATCAGCCCCATACCTCATCAGGGCGAGTGCCCTCTGATTTTGGCTATCGACTCTACGTAGACCGGCTGATGTCGCCGTCGGCCCGGGTGGGTCGCCGGGTGGATGCGGCATTGTCAGAAGAGTTGCGCTGGATGGGCCGCAGCCTGGAGTCGCTGCTGAAGGAGGCAACCCAGATTTTGGCTCAGATCAGTGGCTATCTGGCTCTGGTAACCGTGCCCCAAGCCAACACCGTACTCATTCGCCATATTCAGCTGGTGGTAGTAGATGGGGGGCAGGTGCTGATGGTGGTGGTGCTCGACTCGTTGGCGACCCAGTCGGTGGTGGTGCAGTTGCCAGCAGTTCTAGGTTCGGCTACGTCGGGGGCGGTCGGAGAACCCGGTCGGCGGGAGCTAGAAATTTTGTCTAACTTTTTGACCCACCACCTGCGGGGTCGGCCTTTGGCCGATGTAACTACTCTCAACTGGGGCGATCTCGACGCCGAATTTGAGCACTACGGAGTACTGTTATGTCAGGCACTGGGGGATTTAGCGCAGCGATCGCAGGCCGCCGAAACCCCTCAGCTGGTGATTAGCGGCCTGGCTGAGGTGCTGCGCCAGCCCGAGTTCTCCGATGCCCAGCGCATTCAGTCGATCGTGCGTTTGCTAGAAGAAGACCAGTCGCAGCTGTGGCCGTTGTTTTTTGCCACCCCGCCCGTGGCAACTCAGACGCTAAAGGGCGTAGACGTCAAAGTGTGGATTGGCGCTGAAAATCCTTTAGAGCCCATGCAGGGCTGTGCCCTGGTAGTGTCTAACTACACCCGACACGATACCTCTGTTGGCAGTGTGGGGGTATTAGGACCAACCCGTATGGTGTACGAAAATGCGGTGGCGGTGGTTAAAGCGGCGGCCGACTACCTATCTACTGCCCTGAGCGAATAG
- a CDS encoding 2Fe-2S iron-sulfur cluster-binding protein, with amino-acid sequence MAKTVRLEPIAQETSVETNGNLLSVLLNKDLDVLKECGGRGMCATCHIYVQSGMEALTPINRREQRTLEVITSCKPNSRLACQARVVNNGVIVELPPGMYVNSLQDIEALIGRRADQDLLHPITGEVLVEQGKLITRSTMAQLESTASFKVGEFFSQSKDL; translated from the coding sequence ATGGCCAAAACTGTTCGCCTAGAGCCTATTGCCCAAGAAACCTCCGTTGAAACCAACGGCAACCTGCTTTCTGTACTTTTAAACAAAGATTTAGATGTACTCAAGGAGTGCGGTGGCCGAGGTATGTGTGCCACTTGCCATATCTACGTGCAGTCGGGTATGGAGGCCCTGACTCCGATCAACCGCCGTGAGCAGCGCACCCTGGAGGTAATTACTTCTTGCAAGCCCAATTCGCGGTTGGCCTGCCAAGCCCGAGTAGTGAACAACGGCGTCATCGTTGAGCTACCACCGGGGATGTACGTTAATTCTCTCCAGGACATTGAGGCGCTGATTGGCCGTCGAGCTGACCAGGATCTGCTGCACCCCATCACCGGTGAGGTGCTGGTGGAGCAGGGCAAGCTGATTACGCGATCGACGATGGCCCAGCTCGAGAGCACCGCTAGTTTCAAGGTGGGCGAATTCTTCAGCCAGAGCAAAGATTTGTAG
- a CDS encoding LysR family transcriptional regulator, which yields MSDLPFTLDQLRILKAIAAEGSFKRAADSLYVSQPAVSLQVQNLERQLDVPLFDRGGRRAQLTEAGHLLLSYGDRILSLCQETCRAIEDLQNLQGGTLIIGASQTTGTYLLPRMIGLFRQKYADVAVQLHVHSTRRTAWSVANGQVDLAIIGGELPPELQDSLERVPYAEDELALIMPMYHPLASQAVIQREDLYKLHFIALDSQSTIRKVIDQVLTRCGIETRRLKIEMELNSIEAIKTAVQSGLGVAFVSNSAIEKELQMGVLHRAKIDSVVVNRTLSVIFNPNRYRSKAAAAFTAEILPQFTNLPLNFKPIGAEKNGADKNGTKPTAPPPEPLNLSP from the coding sequence ATGTCTGACCTTCCCTTTACCCTCGATCAGCTGCGTATTCTCAAAGCTATTGCAGCGGAGGGCAGCTTCAAACGAGCGGCAGACAGCCTATACGTGTCTCAGCCAGCGGTTAGCCTTCAGGTGCAAAACCTAGAGCGCCAGCTAGATGTGCCGCTGTTTGACCGGGGTGGGCGACGGGCACAGCTCACCGAGGCAGGGCATTTGCTGCTGAGCTATGGCGATCGCATTCTTAGCTTGTGTCAAGAGACCTGCCGCGCCATTGAGGATCTGCAAAACTTGCAGGGGGGCACCTTGATTATCGGCGCCAGCCAAACCACCGGCACTTACTTGCTACCCCGCATGATTGGCCTATTTCGCCAAAAGTACGCCGATGTGGCGGTGCAGCTGCATGTGCACTCCACCCGCCGCACCGCCTGGAGTGTGGCCAATGGCCAGGTTGACCTGGCGATCATCGGTGGCGAGCTGCCTCCCGAACTACAGGACTCTTTAGAAAGAGTGCCCTACGCCGAGGATGAACTCGCACTGATCATGCCAATGTATCATCCGCTAGCCAGTCAAGCGGTAATTCAGCGGGAAGACCTCTACAAGCTGCACTTCATCGCGCTTGATTCGCAGTCGACCATTCGCAAGGTGATCGACCAAGTACTGACCCGCTGCGGTATCGAAACCCGCCGTCTAAAAATTGAGATGGAGCTCAACTCCATTGAGGCGATTAAAACCGCTGTGCAGTCAGGGTTGGGAGTGGCTTTTGTGTCTAACTCAGCGATCGAGAAAGAGTTGCAGATGGGTGTTCTGCATCGGGCTAAGATCGATTCAGTGGTTGTCAACCGCACCCTGTCAGTCATCTTTAACCCTAACCGTTATCGATCTAAGGCCGCCGCCGCTTTTACCGCTGAGATTTTGCCCCAGTTCACCAATCTACCTTTGAACTTCAAGCCCATAGGTGCGGAGAAAAACGGGGCTGACAAGAACGGCACTAAGCCTACTGCTCCACCGCCAGAGCCCCTTAACCTCAGCCCTTAG
- a CDS encoding Crp/Fnr family transcriptional regulator: protein MTLLTRPERSHLPFAPWSRSVPFSPAIAMQSSPRSDNARPFLTWQRITDWAHAHYRARTFNKDERIPARSGLLYLVERGSVRLVGSAQGTEIASELAGPELDEASDDIAADGLAVGLSEEAFLGFVGAGQPFEIVAQSPFLLQSFAHVDQTTVIWLYWSDLDNWPHFRREVLDAFRYQHQRKLLWLSTLGQRRTIDRLLGFLTLLIEEFGEPYESGYYLPWSLTHAQIGSAIGSTRVTVTRLMGKLRQRKLIHIHKDGLIAIPGDPAAVREA from the coding sequence CTGACATTACTCACTCGTCCTGAGCGATCGCACCTACCCTTTGCCCCATGGTCACGGTCTGTACCGTTTAGCCCAGCTATTGCTATGCAATCATCCCCTCGCTCCGACAATGCCCGACCGTTCTTGACCTGGCAGCGCATTACCGACTGGGCCCATGCCCACTATAGGGCCAGAACCTTCAATAAAGACGAGCGCATCCCCGCCCGCTCTGGGCTGCTGTACCTGGTTGAGCGGGGCTCTGTGCGCTTGGTGGGCAGCGCCCAGGGTACTGAGATAGCTTCGGAGTTAGCTGGCCCAGAGTTAGATGAAGCCAGCGATGACATCGCCGCCGACGGGTTAGCGGTTGGGTTGAGTGAAGAGGCATTTTTAGGATTTGTCGGGGCCGGTCAGCCCTTTGAAATTGTGGCTCAGTCGCCCTTCTTGCTGCAGAGCTTTGCCCACGTCGATCAGACCACCGTGATCTGGTTGTACTGGAGTGATCTCGACAATTGGCCCCACTTTCGGCGAGAGGTGCTCGATGCCTTCCGCTACCAGCACCAGCGCAAGCTGCTGTGGCTGAGCACCCTGGGCCAGCGGCGCACTATTGATCGCCTGCTTGGCTTTCTCACCCTGCTGATCGAAGAATTTGGCGAGCCCTATGAGTCTGGCTACTACCTGCCCTGGTCCCTGACCCATGCCCAGATTGGCAGCGCCATTGGCTCCACGCGGGTAACGGTGACACGTCTGATGGGCAAACTGCGCCAGCGCAAGCTGATTCACATTCACAAAGATGGTTTGATTGCGATTCCAGGCGACCCAGCAGCAGTCCGGGAGGCGTAG
- a CDS encoding alpha/beta fold hydrolase: MATTTVFGVPHYYQLTNEGDAPPLVFIHGWLLSHRYWQPLIDGLSIDHPCLAYDLRGFGESRYGLERHSPGIPDAAQRWEASPSPYGLGAYARDLAALLEQLNLGPVWLVGHSLGGSVALWMAHCYPQLVQGVVCLNAGGGLYLDREFQQFRQAGQYIVSWRRPWLGRLPLLPLLLTRMMVHQPLAYRWGRDRCLDLLQADPAAALGTLLESTTEAEVHLLPRLVATLEQPVYFIAGRQDQVMNLRYVHHLAGYLQGGHPGELPVIEIENCGHLAMLEQPQMVTQALRSILKIHCFSPKRAEHNGEKDFQFCQG, encoded by the coding sequence ATGGCCACTACCACAGTCTTTGGTGTACCCCACTACTACCAGCTCACCAACGAGGGTGACGCCCCGCCTCTAGTTTTTATTCACGGCTGGTTGCTCAGCCATCGGTATTGGCAGCCACTAATTGACGGGCTGAGTATCGATCACCCTTGCCTTGCCTACGACCTGCGGGGATTTGGCGAATCTCGCTACGGCCTTGAGCGCCACAGTCCAGGCATTCCTGACGCTGCCCAACGCTGGGAAGCTTCGCCATCGCCCTACGGTTTGGGGGCCTATGCCCGTGACTTAGCGGCACTGCTAGAGCAGCTTAACCTGGGCCCGGTGTGGCTAGTGGGCCATTCTCTTGGGGGCAGCGTGGCGCTGTGGATGGCCCATTGCTACCCTCAGCTTGTGCAGGGAGTGGTTTGTCTGAATGCGGGCGGCGGCCTTTATCTAGACCGAGAGTTCCAGCAGTTTCGCCAGGCGGGGCAGTACATCGTGAGCTGGCGACGGCCTTGGTTGGGTCGATTGCCGCTGCTGCCGCTGCTGCTCACTCGCATGATGGTGCACCAGCCGTTGGCCTACCGCTGGGGCCGCGATCGCTGCCTCGATCTGCTCCAGGCGGACCCCGCCGCTGCCCTGGGCACCCTGCTAGAATCAACCACCGAAGCCGAAGTGCACCTGCTCCCCCGGCTGGTGGCTACGCTCGAGCAGCCGGTCTACTTTATTGCGGGTCGCCAAGACCAGGTGATGAATCTGCGCTACGTGCACCATCTAGCAGGCTATCTCCAAGGTGGCCACCCAGGAGAACTTCCGGTGATTGAGATTGAAAACTGCGGCCATTTGGCCATGCTAGAACAGCCTCAGATGGTCACCCAAGCACTGCGAAGTATTCTCAAAATCCATTGTTTTAGTCCCAAAAGAGCTGAGCACAATGGGGAAAAAGATTTTCAATTTTGTCAGGGCTAG
- a CDS encoding GNAT family N-acetyltransferase → MGFWKSLFVGSDGAASGETKSAGSVLEALPEQGEGSTIVFSTDRDLDLYELEELCNAVGWARRPIRKVKKAIQHSYLVVTMWEQRGARRRLVGFSRATSDHAFNATIWDVVVHPDFQGRGLGKELMRQLIKKLRSEDISNVTLFADPQVVEFYKGLGFMPDPEGIKGMFWYPD, encoded by the coding sequence ATGGGTTTTTGGAAAAGTCTTTTTGTCGGATCTGATGGCGCTGCGTCCGGAGAAACCAAGTCGGCAGGTAGCGTCTTAGAAGCTCTGCCTGAGCAGGGTGAAGGGTCAACCATTGTATTTAGCACCGATCGCGACCTTGACCTCTATGAACTCGAAGAGTTGTGCAACGCCGTGGGCTGGGCTCGCCGGCCCATTCGCAAAGTTAAAAAAGCCATTCAGCACAGCTATTTAGTTGTCACCATGTGGGAGCAGCGCGGCGCCCGCCGCCGCCTAGTCGGCTTTTCTCGCGCTACCTCTGACCATGCCTTTAACGCCACAATCTGGGATGTAGTTGTGCATCCCGACTTTCAGGGGCGTGGTTTGGGCAAAGAGCTCATGCGTCAGCTGATCAAGAAACTGCGCAGCGAAGACATCAGCAACGTAACGTTATTTGCTGACCCGCAAGTGGTTGAGTTTTATAAGGGCCTAGGTTTTATGCCCGATCCAGAAGGCATTAAGGGCATGTTTTGGTACCCAGATTAG
- a CDS encoding DUF4332 domain-containing protein — MASPAYPLEQLPGLSATHAQGMAQLGLTSTDQLRRYGATVDHRQTLAKKMQVPLRYVTKWVILAELARVPAVGCEFNGLLLHAGIISVAQLAEATAQGLYTRLRRLHVATLQRNDLCPTPDQVSLWIQQAKALARSA, encoded by the coding sequence ATGGCTAGCCCAGCCTATCCTCTTGAGCAACTGCCTGGTTTGAGCGCCACCCATGCCCAGGGGATGGCGCAGCTGGGCTTAACCAGCACCGACCAACTCCGTCGCTATGGCGCCACAGTAGACCATCGCCAAACCCTGGCCAAGAAGATGCAGGTGCCCCTACGCTACGTTACTAAATGGGTTATTTTGGCAGAACTGGCTCGGGTGCCAGCTGTGGGTTGTGAGTTTAATGGGCTGCTGCTGCACGCTGGCATTATTTCGGTGGCGCAGCTGGCTGAAGCCACGGCCCAAGGGCTTTACACCCGATTGCGTCGGCTGCATGTGGCCACTCTGCAGCGCAACGACCTGTGCCCCACCCCTGACCAGGTCAGCCTCTGGATTCAACAGGCTAAGGCCCTGGCGCGTTCAGCCTAA
- a CDS encoding Tic22 family protein produces MKHLFSSLLRPLPLMTLVSGSLLGGSLAMPLPASALGEEAIVDKLEQVPVFVILNSDGQPLTAAAEVDDQEVKVPVVFIDGEAAEEFLTRAQEEDPSAEVALVDLGTLYQETVLGDEEKVPLLYLPIGDELDTAIALQSNFQGVPLFIARQGADGPYLTINQDGQASLPMFFSRNDLQTLLDRYSESDAAAANDIVVQVLSLEWLLATMTSNSDPELDAQLQQVRLFPSTEVLNYIRAQEEAAPAAAPAAE; encoded by the coding sequence ATGAAACACCTCTTTTCCTCCCTTCTACGGCCTCTTCCCCTGATGACCCTGGTGAGCGGCAGCTTGCTGGGAGGTAGTTTGGCGATGCCTCTACCCGCCTCCGCTTTAGGTGAAGAGGCTATTGTCGACAAACTTGAGCAGGTGCCGGTTTTTGTAATTTTGAACTCTGACGGTCAGCCTCTCACTGCTGCGGCCGAGGTCGACGACCAAGAGGTCAAGGTGCCCGTAGTCTTTATTGATGGCGAGGCTGCTGAAGAATTTTTGACCCGCGCCCAAGAAGAAGATCCTAGCGCTGAGGTGGCTCTGGTGGATCTCGGTACTTTGTACCAAGAGACAGTCCTTGGCGATGAAGAGAAGGTGCCGCTGCTGTATCTTCCCATTGGCGATGAGTTGGATACAGCGATCGCGCTTCAGTCGAATTTTCAAGGGGTGCCGTTGTTTATAGCCCGTCAGGGTGCAGACGGTCCTTACCTAACCATCAATCAGGATGGTCAGGCATCGCTGCCGATGTTTTTCTCGCGCAACGATCTGCAAACACTGCTCGATCGCTACAGTGAGTCTGACGCCGCAGCCGCTAACGATATCGTGGTACAAGTGCTTTCGCTCGAGTGGTTGCTCGCTACCATGACCAGCAACAGCGACCCTGAACTTGACGCTCAACTTCAACAGGTGCGGCTCTTCCCCTCCACGGAAGTGCTCAACTACATTCGGGCTCAAGAAGAGGCAGCGCCTGCCGCTGCGCCTGCTGCTGAGTAA
- a CDS encoding phosphoketolase: MTVATTQSIPAFCEGIQHFGELPPEFAAYGQSAAIAPEQTAVSSPSDPVAVYQTLLAADALRYLTLQVTASKESGHPGGFASIAEAIASLVMLGHKNIITEVGHHAPGFYSNVFLDRSLEDMGIETVQQLCDRFRETHGLLGHLSGQIPGLLNPAGPLGQGQHFAMVGAKLHPGVLFPVTIGDGGLGEPYIMSSFGHFNTAYPTVTNFLPILVWNGYSQEHHSMVSTKSNRAMIDYWRGNGFQEVVLVDAKDFDDANQPGDYVDSTAFSFPQRFAFTQAVLEATDKAAKLALGGTLTVLIVKQLKGAGVHKRGAQSHNLYPGDSLQRDYIVSALTTRALHPDAWALVRTNYERSMGGPGAKTAVTESVLPLADLGTLPLNEFSVGGDKQVATTAMGALVGYVGQQDAQFVVTNADGNAASGINNINQALKIIHPTTDATYFQQPQGQVYEPLSEDACAGLAAAQALFGARTLWCSYESFAINGLPIWQTVTQAMAELRRPTPSTIALFTAGALEQGRNGWTHQRPEVENYFAGMLRNGNVYALFPTDANSIQVCYDWALATRNKGITITASKSPLPVRTTFEQTRRALAEGAVTLASIAGDKTVVFAVIGDMTLIPVFEAAEQLAVKGIGSRIVSVVNPRQLYRPTDVAWDMCSEPDSNFLDDAGFERLFGGDVLIGVTGGSSAMLEPIMLRSIALRDTFCWRRGETTASAGQIMALNGLTADDFVARATALLG, from the coding sequence ATGACAGTGGCCACCACACAATCGATTCCGGCTTTTTGCGAAGGCATTCAGCACTTTGGGGAGCTGCCTCCCGAGTTTGCGGCCTATGGTCAGTCTGCGGCGATCGCCCCCGAGCAAACCGCTGTGTCTTCTCCCAGCGATCCGGTGGCCGTCTACCAGACTCTGCTGGCTGCCGATGCGCTGCGCTACCTCACCCTGCAAGTCACCGCCAGCAAAGAGTCGGGCCACCCCGGCGGATTTGCCAGCATTGCTGAGGCGATCGCATCTCTGGTCATGCTGGGCCACAAAAACATCATTACCGAGGTCGGCCACCACGCCCCCGGCTTCTACAGCAATGTGTTTTTAGATCGATCCCTAGAAGACATGGGAATTGAGACCGTGCAGCAGCTGTGCGATCGCTTCCGTGAAACTCACGGTCTGCTCGGCCACCTGTCTGGCCAAATCCCCGGCCTGCTCAACCCCGCTGGCCCGTTGGGTCAAGGCCAGCACTTTGCCATGGTTGGAGCCAAGCTGCACCCGGGCGTACTGTTCCCCGTCACCATCGGCGATGGCGGGCTGGGCGAACCCTACATCATGAGCAGTTTTGGCCACTTCAACACCGCCTACCCCACCGTCACCAACTTCCTGCCTATCCTGGTATGGAATGGCTATAGCCAAGAGCACCACAGCATGGTCTCTACCAAGTCTAACCGGGCCATGATCGACTACTGGCGCGGCAACGGCTTCCAGGAAGTAGTGCTGGTCGATGCCAAAGATTTCGACGATGCTAACCAGCCTGGCGATTACGTAGACAGCACCGCCTTCTCCTTCCCTCAGCGGTTTGCCTTTACCCAAGCCGTGCTCGAAGCTACCGACAAAGCGGCCAAGCTCGCCCTGGGCGGCACTCTCACCGTGCTAATCGTCAAGCAGCTCAAGGGGGCAGGCGTCCACAAGCGCGGTGCCCAGTCCCACAACCTCTACCCCGGCGACTCCCTCCAGCGCGATTACATTGTCAGCGCTCTCACCACCCGCGCCCTGCATCCCGACGCTTGGGCTCTGGTGCGCACTAACTATGAGCGCTCCATGGGCGGCCCTGGTGCTAAAACAGCGGTGACAGAATCGGTGCTGCCCCTGGCCGACCTGGGTACTCTGCCCCTGAACGAATTCTCCGTTGGGGGCGACAAGCAGGTGGCCACCACGGCCATGGGTGCCCTGGTTGGCTATGTGGGCCAGCAAGATGCGCAGTTTGTGGTCACCAACGCCGATGGCAATGCCGCCTCTGGCATCAACAACATCAACCAGGCGCTCAAAATCATTCACCCTACCACCGACGCCACCTATTTCCAGCAGCCCCAGGGTCAGGTGTACGAACCCCTCAGCGAAGATGCCTGCGCTGGACTCGCTGCTGCCCAGGCCCTGTTTGGCGCTCGCACCCTCTGGTGCTCCTACGAATCCTTTGCCATCAACGGCCTGCCGATCTGGCAGACTGTCACCCAGGCGATGGCTGAGCTGCGCCGCCCTACCCCGTCTACGATCGCCCTATTTACCGCTGGGGCTCTAGAACAGGGCCGCAACGGCTGGACCCACCAGCGCCCCGAGGTTGAGAATTACTTCGCGGGCATGCTGCGCAACGGCAACGTGTACGCGCTCTTTCCCACCGACGCCAACAGCATTCAGGTGTGCTACGACTGGGCTCTGGCTACCCGCAACAAAGGCATCACAATCACGGCTAGCAAGTCGCCGCTGCCCGTTCGCACCACCTTTGAGCAGACTCGCCGCGCTCTGGCCGAGGGAGCGGTAACCTTGGCCAGCATCGCGGGCGATAAAACCGTTGTGTTTGCCGTAATTGGCGATATGACCCTGATACCTGTCTTTGAGGCCGCCGAACAGTTAGCCGTTAAGGGCATCGGCAGCCGCATTGTGTCAGTGGTCAACCCCCGCCAGCTCTATCGCCCTACCGATGTGGCTTGGGATATGTGCTCTGAACCCGACAGCAATTTCTTAGACGACGCTGGGTTCGAGCGGCTCTTTGGTGGCGATGTGCTGATCGGGGTGACGGGGGGCTCGAGCGCCATGCTCGAACCCATCATGCTGCGCAGTATCGCCCTCCGCGACACCTTCTGCTGGAGACGGGGCGAAACCACCGCCAGCGCTGGCCAGATTATGGCGCTTAACGGGCTCACTGCCGACGATTTTGTCGCCAGGGCCACGGCGCTGCTGGGCTAA
- a CDS encoding NIL domain-containing protein, with amino-acid sequence MKKRVKLIFPKRSVHMPITYRLAKDFNIAANIIRAQVAPNQVGTLVVELSGDIDQLNDAIDWLEVQGIEVSSASGEIVVDEDLCVHCGLCTGVCPTRALTLDPETYRLTFARSRCIVCEQCVPTCPVQAISTNL; translated from the coding sequence ATGAAAAAACGGGTCAAGCTAATTTTCCCCAAGCGGTCGGTGCACATGCCGATTACTTACCGACTGGCCAAAGACTTCAACATTGCTGCCAACATTATTCGTGCCCAGGTGGCCCCTAACCAGGTGGGCACCCTGGTGGTTGAACTGTCGGGCGACATCGACCAACTCAACGACGCCATCGACTGGTTAGAGGTGCAGGGCATTGAGGTGTCGAGCGCCAGCGGCGAAATTGTCGTGGACGAAGACCTCTGCGTCCACTGTGGTCTGTGTACCGGAGTTTGCCCCACCCGCGCCCTTACCCTCGACCCAGAGACTTACCGGCTAACCTTTGCGCGATCGCGCTGCATTGTCTGCGAGCAGTGCGTGCCCACCTGCCCGGTGCAGGCCATTTCTACCAATCTTTAG
- a CDS encoding thioredoxin family protein, translating into MPDNSPSPTELPSSRARNLVVAVAAIGLAIAMVLGIRTQSTTPSLSELANSAVPYEVAQTNGKPTLLEFYANWCTSCQAMAGDMAELRDGYGDRVNFVMLNIDNNKWLPEMLAYRVEGIPHFVYMGADAHPIATAVGEQPRQILSDNLDALIAQAPLPHRQTFGRASEVEGDFLSRQSAVNDDPRAHGSSVVN; encoded by the coding sequence ATGCCAGACAATTCTCCCAGCCCCACGGAACTTCCTTCAAGCCGCGCCCGCAATCTAGTGGTCGCGGTCGCAGCCATTGGGCTGGCGATCGCCATGGTCTTAGGGATTCGCACCCAGTCGACCACGCCCTCGCTGAGCGAACTAGCTAACAGCGCCGTGCCCTACGAGGTAGCCCAAACCAACGGCAAGCCCACGCTGCTAGAGTTTTATGCCAACTGGTGCACCAGCTGCCAGGCCATGGCGGGCGACATGGCCGAGCTGCGGGACGGGTACGGCGATCGCGTCAATTTTGTCATGCTCAACATCGACAACAACAAGTGGCTGCCCGAAATGCTGGCCTACCGCGTTGAGGGCATTCCCCACTTTGTCTATATGGGAGCTGACGCCCATCCCATTGCCACCGCCGTTGGCGAACAGCCCCGGCAAATTCTCAGCGACAACCTAGATGCGCTGATCGCCCAGGCTCCCCTGCCCCACCGGCAAACCTTTGGCCGAGCTTCAGAGGTAGAGGGTGACTTTCTGTCTCGGCAGAGCGCCGTCAATGACGATCCTCGTGCCCACGGCAGCTCAGTGGTGAATTAA